One window from the genome of Paracoccus zhejiangensis encodes:
- a CDS encoding ABC transporter ATP-binding protein: MGAIIEVDHLSKQYASGTKALDDVSLTIEEGEILALLGPNGAGKTTLISIICGLVVPTGGTVRVGGHDIRTDWRAARELIGLVPQEISLDLFETVENSVKFSRGLYGKPADPAYVEQVLRSLTLWDKRKAQVRELSGGMKRRVLIAKALAHKPRVLFLDEPTAGVDVTLRREMWQVVRQLRADGVTIILTTHYLEEAEEMADRIGVIDKGQLQLVRPKAELMGEFGCKTLTIELDQPLTALPETLQGRSLTLSDDRQSISYDYESRAGRSGIGRLLADLSAAGVSVRDVSTRQSSLEDVFLNLLEDKA; encoded by the coding sequence ATGGGCGCGATCATCGAGGTCGATCATCTTTCGAAACAATATGCCAGCGGCACCAAGGCGCTGGACGATGTCAGCCTGACCATCGAGGAGGGCGAGATTCTGGCGCTGCTGGGGCCGAACGGCGCCGGCAAGACCACGCTGATCTCGATCATCTGCGGGCTGGTGGTGCCGACCGGCGGCACCGTCCGCGTCGGCGGCCATGACATCCGCACCGACTGGCGCGCCGCGCGCGAGCTGATCGGGCTGGTGCCGCAGGAAATCTCGCTCGACCTCTTCGAGACGGTCGAGAACAGCGTGAAATTCTCGCGCGGGCTTTACGGCAAACCGGCCGATCCGGCCTATGTCGAGCAGGTGCTGCGCAGCCTGACGCTGTGGGACAAGCGCAAGGCGCAGGTGCGGGAACTGTCGGGCGGGATGAAGCGCCGGGTCCTGATCGCCAAGGCGCTGGCGCACAAGCCGCGCGTCCTGTTCCTCGACGAGCCGACCGCCGGGGTCGATGTCACCCTGCGCCGCGAGATGTGGCAGGTGGTGCGGCAGCTCAGGGCCGATGGCGTGACCATCATCCTGACCACGCATTATCTGGAAGAGGCCGAGGAGATGGCCGACCGGATCGGCGTCATCGACAAGGGCCAGCTGCAACTGGTCCGGCCCAAGGCCGAACTGATGGGCGAGTTCGGCTGCAAGACCCTGACGATCGAGCTGGACCAGCCGCTGACGGCGCTGCCCGAGACCCTGCAGGGTCGCAGCCTGACGCTGTCAGATGACCGCCAGTCGATCAGCTATGACTATGAATCGCGCGCCGGCCGCTCGGGCATCGGCCGCCTGCTGGCTGACCTGTCGGCGGCGGGGGTCAGCGTCCGCGACGTCTCGACCCGGCAATCCAGCCTTGAGGATGTGTTCCTCAACCTGTTGGAGGACAAGGCATGA
- a CDS encoding 4-aminobutyrate--2-oxoglutarate transaminase — protein sequence MSTMTDRKNAAISRGVGMTTQIYADRAENAEIWDKAGNRYIDFAAGIAVVNTGHRHPKVMAAVRDQLDRFTHTCHQVVPYENYVELAERLNNLVPGDFPKKTIFATTGAEAVENAVKIARHYTGRPGIVAFAGGFHGRTFMGMALTGKVQPYKAGFGPMMNDVWHLPFPNPLHGVSEADALAALDRLFKADLEPGRVAAFIIEPVQGEGGFYEVPTSFVQKLREIADAYGILLIADEVQTGFARTGKLFAMEHHGVAADLTTMAKGLGGGLPISAVTGRAEVMDSPNPGGLGGTYAGNPLGVAAAHAVLDVIEEEGLNDRATRLGQRLKQRLAALRDEVPEIIDIRGPGFMNAVEFNVAGSDKPNPDLANRVREEALKRNLILLTCGVYGNVIRFLAPLTIPDAVFDEALDILEDSIKAARG from the coding sequence ATGAGCACGATGACCGACCGCAAGAATGCCGCCATTTCCCGCGGTGTCGGCATGACGACGCAGATCTATGCCGACCGCGCCGAGAATGCCGAGATCTGGGACAAGGCGGGCAACCGCTATATCGACTTCGCCGCCGGGATCGCCGTGGTGAATACCGGCCACCGGCACCCCAAGGTGATGGCCGCGGTCAGGGACCAGCTCGACCGCTTCACCCATACCTGCCACCAGGTCGTTCCCTACGAGAATTACGTCGAACTGGCCGAGCGGCTGAACAACCTCGTGCCCGGCGATTTCCCGAAAAAGACCATCTTCGCCACCACCGGCGCCGAGGCGGTCGAGAACGCGGTGAAGATCGCGCGCCATTACACTGGCCGCCCGGGCATCGTCGCCTTTGCCGGTGGCTTCCATGGCCGCACCTTCATGGGCATGGCGCTGACCGGCAAGGTCCAGCCCTACAAGGCCGGGTTCGGACCGATGATGAACGATGTCTGGCACCTGCCTTTCCCAAATCCGCTGCATGGCGTCAGCGAGGCGGACGCGCTGGCGGCGCTGGACCGGCTGTTCAAGGCCGATCTGGAACCGGGCCGGGTCGCGGCCTTCATCATCGAGCCGGTTCAGGGCGAGGGCGGTTTCTACGAGGTGCCGACGAGCTTCGTGCAGAAGCTGCGCGAGATCGCCGACGCTTACGGCATCCTCCTGATCGCCGACGAGGTGCAGACCGGCTTTGCCCGGACCGGCAAGCTTTTCGCGATGGAGCATCACGGCGTTGCCGCCGATCTGACCACCATGGCCAAGGGGCTGGGCGGCGGTCTGCCGATCAGCGCCGTCACCGGCCGGGCCGAGGTGATGGACAGCCCCAATCCGGGCGGTCTGGGCGGCACCTATGCCGGCAACCCCCTGGGCGTGGCGGCGGCCCATGCGGTCTTGGACGTGATCGAGGAAGAGGGGCTGAACGACCGCGCCACCCGTCTGGGCCAGCGGCTGAAGCAGCGTCTGGCTGCCCTGCGCGACGAGGTGCCCGAGATCATCGACATCCGTGGCCCCGGCTTCATGAACGCGGTCGAGTTCAACGTCGCGGGCAGCGACAAGCCTAACCCCGACCTTGCCAACCGGGTCAGGGAAGAGGCGCTGAAGCGCAACCTGATCCTTCTGACCTGCGGCGTTTATGGTAACGTCATCCGCTTCCTCGCGCCGCTGACCATCCCCGATGCGGTCTTCGACGAGGCGCTGGATATTCTGGAAGACAGCATCAAGGCCGCGCGGGGCTGA
- a CDS encoding rhomboid family intramembrane serine protease, protein MFPIRDHNPSTRRPYVTMALIALNLLMFVLTQGWSDQFNALWAQLALYPVAVTHGEMLWGLVSHMFLHAGFLHIGGNLLFLWIFGDNLEDQMGHLGFLLFYLACGLAAAFAQIIPDPNSGVPMVGASGAIAGVMGAYLLLFPRAKVDVLVIIIIIIKIFTIPAWVMLAFWFALQVFGGFSTLGAEEGVAYWAHAGGFVAGIVLALPLFLRRGGPGFWQRTHGHPPHPAIDYPQSRIPTVRR, encoded by the coding sequence ATGTTCCCGATCCGCGACCACAACCCGTCGACGCGGCGGCCCTATGTCACCATGGCGCTGATCGCGCTGAACCTTCTGATGTTCGTGCTGACTCAGGGCTGGAGCGACCAGTTCAACGCGCTTTGGGCACAGCTTGCGCTTTATCCCGTCGCCGTGACGCATGGAGAGATGCTGTGGGGGCTGGTCAGCCACATGTTCCTGCATGCGGGTTTCCTGCATATCGGCGGCAATCTCTTGTTCCTGTGGATTTTCGGCGACAATCTCGAGGACCAGATGGGGCATCTGGGGTTCCTCCTGTTCTACCTCGCCTGCGGGCTGGCGGCGGCCTTCGCGCAGATCATCCCCGACCCGAATTCCGGCGTGCCGATGGTCGGGGCCTCGGGGGCGATTGCCGGGGTGATGGGCGCCTATCTGCTGCTGTTCCCGCGCGCCAAGGTGGACGTGCTGGTCATCATCATCATTATCATCAAGATCTTTACCATCCCGGCCTGGGTAATGCTGGCCTTCTGGTTCGCACTGCAGGTCTTTGGCGGCTTCTCGACCCTTGGCGCCGAGGAGGGCGTGGCCTATTGGGCCCATGCCGGCGGTTTCGTCGCGGGGATCGTGCTGGCCTTGCCGCTGTTCCTGCGGCGTGGCGGGCCGGGTTTCTGGCAGCGCACCCACGGCCATCCGCCGCATCCGGCGATCGACTATCCGCAGAGCCGCATCCCCACGGTGCGACGCTAG
- the mnmD gene encoding tRNA (5-methylaminomethyl-2-thiouridine)(34)-methyltransferase MnmD, with protein MSELPENGSGNQPHLEWREGGIPVSTRFDDPYFSLAGGLAETAHVFLAGNDLPERLRPGFHVAELGFGTGLNLLALARLATVPLRFTSFEGFPMSVEQMEQAHAAFPDLADLSAQLRAGWPARRMQVGLVEAEVITGDVRATLPDWQGRADAWFLDGFSPAKNPEMWGEGLMGEVGRHTAPGGSFATYTAAGHVRRALAAAGFVVERRPGFAGKRHMSAGRYP; from the coding sequence ATGAGCGAGTTACCCGAGAACGGCAGCGGCAACCAGCCGCATCTGGAATGGCGCGAGGGCGGCATCCCGGTCTCGACCCGCTTTGACGACCCCTATTTCAGCCTCGCGGGCGGGCTGGCCGAGACGGCCCATGTGTTCCTTGCCGGCAATGACCTGCCGGAACGACTGCGGCCGGGGTTCCATGTCGCGGAACTGGGCTTCGGCACCGGGCTGAACCTGCTGGCATTGGCGCGGCTGGCGACGGTGCCGCTGCGGTTTACCAGCTTCGAGGGCTTCCCGATGAGCGTCGAACAGATGGAACAGGCCCATGCGGCCTTCCCCGATCTGGCGGACCTCTCGGCGCAGCTGCGCGCCGGCTGGCCTGCCCGGCGGATGCAAGTGGGATTGGTCGAAGCCGAGGTGATAACCGGTGACGTGCGCGCCACGCTGCCCGATTGGCAGGGGCGGGCGGATGCCTGGTTTCTCGACGGCTTCTCGCCGGCCAAGAACCCCGAGATGTGGGGCGAGGGGTTGATGGGTGAGGTGGGCCGTCACACCGCGCCGGGCGGCAGTTTCGCCACCTATACTGCCGCCGGCCACGTGCGGCGCGCGCTGGCGGCGGCGGGCTTTGTGGTCGAGCGCCGCCCCGGTTTCGCCGGCAAGCGACACATGTCGGCGGGGCGGTATCCCTAG
- a CDS encoding NAD(P)/FAD-dependent oxidoreductase, translating into MSVIGGGIFGLACAWEMARRGARVRVHEARQICAGSSGGHVGALAPHTPDTWNDKKAFQLDSLLMAPDFWAEVEAVSGLSSGYARMGRLQPVTDPAALQPRLDGAARHWPEGIGMRIVENPASPLATAGLWLEDDLTARLNPRAALQALAGAIRAKGGEVIEGKAAPNDLPGPVIWATGTEGLLALNAATGRKIGQGVKGQSALLDLALPDSPQVFADGLYIVPHADGTTAIGSTSENRFDHDRPDNQIDALLTRARDLCPGLEGAALIETWAGIRPRAQSRAPILGPFPGRPGHFIANGGFKIGFGMAPKIARLMADLILEGRDSIPDGFRLPAA; encoded by the coding sequence GTGAGCGTGATCGGCGGCGGCATCTTCGGCCTCGCTTGTGCCTGGGAAATGGCACGGCGCGGGGCGCGGGTGCGCGTCCACGAGGCCCGACAGATCTGCGCCGGCTCCTCGGGCGGTCATGTCGGCGCGCTGGCCCCGCATACCCCCGACACATGGAACGACAAGAAGGCGTTTCAGCTGGACAGCCTGCTGATGGCCCCGGACTTCTGGGCCGAGGTCGAGGCCGTATCGGGGCTGTCCAGCGGATATGCCCGCATGGGCCGGTTGCAGCCGGTCACTGATCCCGCCGCCCTGCAACCCCGGCTCGACGGCGCGGCGCGGCATTGGCCCGAGGGGATCGGGATGCGGATTGTCGAGAACCCGGCCAGCCCGCTGGCCACAGCCGGCCTCTGGCTCGAGGACGACCTGACCGCCCGGCTGAACCCGCGCGCCGCGTTACAGGCGCTCGCCGGTGCCATCCGCGCCAAGGGCGGCGAGGTGATCGAGGGAAAGGCCGCGCCCAACGACCTGCCCGGCCCGGTGATCTGGGCCACTGGCACCGAGGGGCTTCTGGCGCTGAACGCCGCCACCGGGCGCAAGATCGGTCAGGGGGTCAAGGGTCAGTCGGCGCTGCTGGATCTCGCTTTGCCAGACAGCCCGCAGGTCTTTGCCGACGGGCTTTACATCGTGCCCCATGCGGATGGCACCACCGCCATCGGTTCGACCAGCGAGAACAGGTTCGACCATGACCGCCCCGACAACCAGATCGACGCGCTGCTGACCCGCGCCCGCGACCTTTGCCCGGGGCTGGAGGGCGCGGCGCTGATCGAGACCTGGGCCGGCATCCGTCCCCGCGCGCAAAGCCGCGCGCCGATCCTCGGGCCCTTCCCCGGTCGGCCCGGGCATTTCATCGCCAATGGCGGCTTCAAGATCGGCTTCGGCATGGCCCCGAAGATTGCCCGCTTGATGGCTGACCTGATCCTTGAGGGCCGCGATAGCATCCCCGACGGCTTCCGCCTGCCCGCCGCGTAA
- a CDS encoding DUF4202 domain-containing protein, giving the protein MTPLETVFAAIDKANAADPTLEHGHPAALLYGERMTAEQVRLFPEASDVLCIACRGQHIERWKLPRQDYPMDRAGYLQWRTEQGRRHANRVGGIMEEAGYHGDEIDRARKMLTKQGIKRDPEVQALEDVICFTFIRWYLGDFMADQPDEKMPRIIELTARKMSADGRARVLAEFPMPDEFAQFFRAE; this is encoded by the coding sequence ATGACCCCGCTCGAAACCGTCTTTGCCGCCATCGACAAGGCCAATGCCGCCGATCCGACGCTGGAGCACGGCCACCCCGCCGCGCTGCTTTATGGCGAGCGGATGACGGCCGAGCAGGTGCGGCTGTTCCCCGAAGCCTCGGACGTCTTGTGCATCGCTTGCCGTGGCCAGCATATCGAGCGCTGGAAGCTGCCGCGCCAGGATTACCCGATGGACCGCGCCGGCTATCTGCAATGGCGGACCGAGCAGGGCCGCCGCCATGCCAACCGCGTCGGCGGCATCATGGAGGAAGCCGGCTATCACGGTGACGAGATCGACCGCGCCCGCAAGATGCTGACCAAGCAGGGGATCAAGCGCGATCCCGAGGTGCAGGCGCTGGAAGACGTGATCTGCTTTACCTTCATCCGCTGGTATCTGGGCGATTTCATGGCCGATCAGCCCGACGAGAAGATGCCCCGCATCATCGAGTTGACCGCCCGCAAGATGTCCGCCGATGGACGCGCCCGGGTGCTGGCGGAATTCCCCATGCCTGATGAGTTCGCGCAGTTCTTCCGCGCCGAGTGA
- a CDS encoding sirohydrochlorin chelatase encodes MKAVIVAHGQPGDPGPQEQAIRDLAAQVAKHDPGCTVTGATLAMPGALAAVVDADSLIYPMFMAEGWFTRKQLPKKLAEAGATEARILLPFGTDPALPGLIVTKAHAAAATEGWAPAETTLLLSAHGSQVSQASFTITTAIAGQIAPQFARVVTGFVEQEPFIADAARGLDRAVHLPLFALRAEHVTDDLPAALDGAGFTGPRLDPIGLAPEVPSLIAAAIRAEILNLK; translated from the coding sequence ATGAAAGCCGTCATCGTTGCCCATGGCCAGCCCGGCGATCCCGGGCCGCAGGAACAGGCCATCCGCGATCTGGCGGCGCAGGTTGCGAAGCATGATCCCGGTTGCACGGTCACGGGTGCCACGCTCGCCATGCCCGGCGCGCTGGCGGCGGTGGTTGACGCGGACAGCCTGATCTATCCGATGTTCATGGCCGAGGGCTGGTTCACGCGGAAACAATTGCCGAAGAAGCTGGCCGAGGCCGGCGCGACCGAGGCCCGCATCCTGCTGCCCTTCGGCACCGATCCGGCGCTACCCGGACTGATCGTGACCAAGGCCCATGCGGCTGCGGCAACCGAAGGCTGGGCGCCCGCCGAGACCACCCTGCTGCTTTCTGCCCATGGCTCGCAGGTGAGCCAAGCCAGTTTCACCATCACGACGGCCATCGCCGGTCAGATCGCCCCGCAATTTGCCCGCGTCGTCACTGGCTTTGTCGAGCAGGAGCCCTTCATCGCGGATGCCGCGCGGGGGCTCGATCGCGCGGTTCACCTGCCGCTGTTCGCGCTGCGGGCCGAGCATGTGACCGATGACCTTCCGGCGGCGCTGGACGGTGCAGGCTTCACCGGCCCGCGCCTCGATCCGATCGGGCTGGCACCCGAGGTTCCCAGCCTCATCGCCGCCGCGATCCGGGCAGAAATTTTAAACTTGAAATAA
- a CDS encoding bifunctional salicylyl-CoA 5-hydroxylase/oxidoreductase, which produces MKILCLGGGPAGLYFAISMKLRDPSHQVTVIERNRANDTFGWGVVLSDDALDRMQRNDPQSTDAIRENFIYWDDIAVIRDGHRAVSGGHGFAGIGRKKMLTILQARATELGVEMRFETEFKAAEDYRRDYDLVVASDGLNSTVRREYAEVFKPDIDMRLAKFVWLGTNQKFNDAFTFIFEKTRHGWVWAHVYQFDDETATFIVECSQQTWENFGFEGMSKEEIVETCREVFAGHLGGHPLMSNAAHLRGSAVWMNFPRVICERWYEGNVVLMGDAAATGHFSIGSGTRLAFDSAIALAEYLHSEPTMEAAFERYQEERRLEVLRLQSAARNSLEWFEQVERYFDLDPVQFTYSLLTRSQRISHENLRLRDPDWVRRAEDWFQQQVGGQPGRAPMFAPYQLGGMRLKNRIVVSPMAQYKAIDGKPTNWHLVHYGERAKGGAGLVYTEMTCVSPEGRITPGCPGLYAPEHEAAWREIVDFVHQETDAKICCQIGHSGRKGSTRIGWEGMDQPLADDNWPLLSASAIPWSDRNAVPEAMTRAQMEEVRDQFVAATRMAARAGFDMVELHAAHGYLISSFISPLSNQRTDEFGGSLENRMRYPLEVFAAMRAAWPAEKPISVRISACDWVGDHGVTPEEAVSIARMFREAGADIIDVSAGQTSVEGRPVYGRMFQTPFSDRIRNEAGIATMAVGNIYEPDHVNGILMAGRADLVCLARPHLNDPYWTLHAATALGDKATSWPLPYLAGRDQARRLAEREAEAIRA; this is translated from the coding sequence ATGAAGATTCTCTGCCTCGGCGGCGGGCCTGCGGGTCTTTATTTCGCCATCTCGATGAAGCTGCGCGACCCGTCGCATCAGGTGACGGTGATCGAGCGCAACCGCGCCAATGACACCTTCGGCTGGGGCGTCGTGCTGTCGGATGACGCGCTGGATCGGATGCAGCGGAACGACCCGCAATCCACCGATGCGATCCGCGAGAACTTCATCTACTGGGACGATATCGCGGTGATCCGCGACGGCCATCGCGCCGTTTCGGGCGGGCATGGGTTCGCCGGCATCGGCCGCAAGAAGATGCTGACCATCCTGCAGGCCCGCGCGACCGAGCTGGGCGTCGAGATGCGCTTCGAGACCGAGTTCAAGGCTGCCGAGGACTATCGCCGCGACTATGATCTGGTGGTCGCCTCGGACGGGCTGAACAGCACCGTGCGGCGCGAATATGCGGAGGTGTTCAAGCCGGATATCGACATGCGGCTGGCGAAGTTCGTCTGGCTGGGCACCAACCAGAAATTCAACGACGCCTTCACCTTCATCTTCGAGAAGACCCGGCATGGCTGGGTCTGGGCGCATGTCTATCAGTTCGACGACGAGACCGCGACCTTCATCGTCGAATGCAGCCAGCAGACATGGGAGAATTTCGGCTTCGAGGGCATGAGCAAGGAGGAGATCGTCGAGACCTGTCGCGAGGTCTTCGCGGGTCATTTGGGCGGTCATCCCCTGATGTCCAACGCCGCCCATCTGCGCGGCTCGGCGGTGTGGATGAATTTTCCACGGGTGATCTGCGAGCGTTGGTATGAAGGCAATGTCGTGCTGATGGGCGATGCGGCGGCGACCGGGCATTTCTCGATCGGCTCTGGCACGCGGCTGGCCTTTGACAGCGCCATCGCGCTGGCTGAGTACCTGCATTCGGAACCGACAATGGAAGCCGCCTTCGAACGTTACCAAGAGGAACGCCGGCTCGAGGTGCTGCGCCTGCAATCGGCGGCGCGCAACAGCCTTGAATGGTTCGAGCAGGTCGAACGCTATTTCGATCTCGACCCGGTCCAGTTCACCTATTCGCTGCTGACCCGCAGCCAGCGGATCAGCCATGAGAACCTGCGCCTGCGCGATCCCGACTGGGTGCGCCGCGCCGAGGACTGGTTTCAGCAACAGGTCGGCGGCCAGCCCGGCCGCGCGCCGATGTTCGCGCCCTATCAGCTGGGCGGGATGCGGCTGAAGAACCGCATCGTTGTCTCGCCCATGGCGCAATACAAGGCCATCGACGGCAAGCCGACCAACTGGCATCTGGTGCATTACGGCGAGCGCGCCAAGGGCGGCGCGGGTCTAGTCTATACCGAGATGACCTGCGTCTCGCCCGAGGGCCGGATCACGCCGGGCTGCCCCGGCCTCTATGCGCCCGAGCACGAGGCGGCGTGGCGCGAGATCGTCGATTTCGTGCATCAGGAAACCGACGCCAAGATCTGCTGCCAGATCGGTCACTCGGGCCGCAAGGGCTCGACCCGGATCGGGTGGGAGGGGATGGACCAGCCGCTTGCGGACGATAACTGGCCGCTTCTCTCGGCCTCGGCGATCCCGTGGTCGGATCGCAATGCCGTCCCCGAGGCGATGACGCGCGCGCAGATGGAGGAGGTCCGCGATCAGTTTGTCGCGGCGACCCGGATGGCGGCGCGGGCGGGCTTCGACATGGTGGAGCTGCACGCGGCCCATGGCTACCTGATCTCCAGCTTCATCTCGCCCCTCTCGAACCAGCGGACGGACGAGTTTGGCGGCTCGCTGGAAAACCGGATGCGCTACCCGCTCGAGGTGTTTGCGGCCATGCGCGCGGCCTGGCCCGCTGAGAAACCCATCTCGGTCCGGATCAGTGCCTGCGACTGGGTCGGCGATCATGGCGTCACCCCGGAAGAGGCGGTCAGCATCGCCCGGATGTTCCGCGAGGCCGGGGCCGATATCATCGATGTTTCCGCTGGTCAGACCAGCGTGGAGGGGCGGCCGGTCTATGGCCGGATGTTCCAGACGCCGTTTTCCGACCGCATCAGGAACGAGGCCGGCATCGCCACCATGGCGGTCGGCAATATCTACGAGCCCGACCATGTGAACGGCATCCTCATGGCGGGCCGCGCTGATCTGGTCTGCCTCGCCCGGCCGCATCTGAACGACCCCTACTGGACGCTGCACGCCGCCACCGCGCTCGGGGACAAGGCGACGAGCTGGCCCCTGCCCTACCTCGCCGGGCGCGATCAGGCGCGGCGGCTGGCCGAGCGTGAAGCCGAGGCGATCCGGGCATGA
- a CDS encoding SDR family NAD(P)-dependent oxidoreductase: protein MSRVLITGGGSGTGADMARAFAEAGHEVVITGRRLDRLTDVAEGPIRAVQGDVTDADSVAAMFREAGPCPIVIANAGVAEAAPFGKVTLEHWQRMIATNLTGVFLTFQQGLAQMGEGGRLIAICSITGLRGAAYAAPYAASKHGVMGLVRSLALEVAKKGITVNAICPGYLDTEMTGRSIANIMEKTGRSRDEAIAALAGKNPQGRLIPPAEVTAAALWLASPAAACVNGQAITLDGGESA, encoded by the coding sequence ATGAGCCGCGTCCTCATCACCGGAGGCGGATCGGGCACCGGCGCCGACATGGCCCGCGCCTTTGCCGAAGCCGGGCATGAGGTGGTGATCACCGGGCGCCGCCTCGACCGGCTGACCGACGTGGCAGAGGGGCCGATCCGCGCGGTTCAGGGCGATGTCACCGACGCGGACAGCGTGGCCGCGATGTTCCGCGAGGCCGGGCCCTGTCCGATCGTCATCGCCAATGCCGGCGTGGCCGAGGCCGCGCCCTTCGGCAAGGTGACGCTGGAGCATTGGCAACGGATGATCGCCACGAACCTGACCGGGGTTTTCCTGACCTTCCAACAAGGACTGGCGCAGATGGGTGAAGGCGGGCGGCTGATCGCCATCTGCTCGATCACGGGACTGCGCGGAGCCGCCTATGCCGCGCCCTATGCCGCCAGCAAGCACGGCGTGATGGGGCTCGTGCGCTCGCTGGCGCTGGAGGTGGCGAAGAAGGGCATCACAGTCAATGCCATCTGCCCGGGCTATCTCGATACCGAGATGACCGGCCGCAGCATCGCCAATATCATGGAGAAGACGGGGCGCTCGCGCGACGAGGCCATTGCCGCGCTGGCCGGGAAGAACCCGCAGGGCCGGCTGATCCCGCCCGCAGAGGTGACGGCGGCGGCCCTGTGGCTGGCCTCGCCCGCGGCGGCCTGCGTCAACGGTCAGGCGATCACCCTCGATGGGGGCGAAAGCGCATGA
- a CDS encoding MarR family winged helix-turn-helix transcriptional regulator: MSDLSKRRLKLWIRLLGVTRGAENHLRDYLRREHATTLPRFDVMAALWRRRDGVTMSELSRMLLVSNGNATAVVDRLEADGLARREAEDGDRRRIRVRLTPAGLTSFEAMATGHEAEVDAIFDRLSDNDLDTMREILTRAGKAT, encoded by the coding sequence ATGAGCGATCTGTCGAAGCGCCGGCTGAAGCTGTGGATCCGCCTCTTGGGCGTGACCCGCGGGGCGGAAAACCACCTGCGCGACTACCTTCGCCGCGAACATGCCACCACCCTGCCCCGGTTCGATGTCATGGCGGCTTTGTGGAGGCGGCGCGACGGCGTGACCATGTCGGAACTGTCGCGGATGTTGCTGGTGTCGAACGGCAATGCCACCGCCGTCGTCGACCGGCTGGAAGCCGATGGCCTCGCCCGGCGCGAGGCCGAGGATGGCGACCGCCGCCGCATCCGCGTGCGCCTGACCCCGGCAGGGCTGACCAGCTTCGAGGCGATGGCCACCGGCCACGAGGCCGAGGTGGATGCGATCTTCGACCGGCTGAGCGACAACGATCTAGACACGATGCGCGAGATTCTGACCCGCGCAGGAAAGGCAACATGA
- a CDS encoding enoyl-CoA hydratase family protein, with the protein MKPIQMAGLCPQHFLWSVSDRIAVIRLNRPERKNPLTFDSYAELGRTFRDLAHASDVDVVVLASNGGNFSSGGDVHEIIGPLVGMEMPELLAFTRMTGELVKAMIHCGKPVIAAVEGICVGAGAIMAMASDLRLAAPSAKAAFLFTKVGLAGCDMGACAMLPRIVGQGRAAELLYTGRVLRAEEGERWGFWNSLHEDVEAAAMDLARAIAAGPVWAHGITKTQLNQEWNMGLDQAIESEAQAQAICMQTRDFERAYRAFVAKETPVFEGN; encoded by the coding sequence ATGAAACCGATCCAGATGGCGGGCCTCTGCCCCCAGCATTTCCTGTGGAGCGTCAGCGACCGCATCGCCGTGATCCGGCTGAACCGGCCCGAGCGCAAGAACCCGCTGACCTTCGACAGCTATGCCGAACTCGGCCGCACCTTCCGCGATCTGGCCCATGCCAGCGATGTCGATGTGGTGGTGCTGGCCAGCAATGGCGGCAATTTCAGCTCGGGCGGTGATGTGCACGAGATCATCGGCCCGCTGGTCGGGATGGAGATGCCGGAACTGCTGGCCTTCACCCGCATGACAGGGGAACTGGTCAAGGCGATGATCCATTGCGGGAAGCCGGTGATCGCAGCGGTCGAGGGCATCTGCGTCGGCGCCGGGGCGATCATGGCCATGGCCAGCGACCTGCGGCTGGCCGCGCCCTCGGCCAAGGCGGCGTTCCTGTTCACCAAGGTCGGGCTGGCAGGCTGCGACATGGGCGCCTGCGCCATGCTGCCGCGCATCGTCGGTCAGGGGCGGGCGGCAGAGCTGCTCTATACCGGCCGGGTGCTACGCGCCGAAGAGGGCGAGCGCTGGGGCTTCTGGAACAGCCTGCACGAGGATGTCGAGGCAGCGGCGATGGATCTGGCGCGGGCCATAGCGGCGGGGCCTGTCTGGGCGCATGGCATCACCAAGACCCAGCTGAACCAGGAATGGAACATGGGGCTGGACCAGGCGATCGAATCCGAGGCGCAGGCGCAGGCCATCTGCATGCAGACCCGCGATTTCGAACGCGCCTATCGCGCCTTCGTCGCCAAGGAGACGCCGGTTTTCGAGGGTAACTGA